GAATCCCAGCGTCGAATCGCGCCGTATAAGCTCGGCTCCGATATTGCTGGTCATGACGATTATCGTGTTGCGGAAATCGACGCGCCTGCCCTTGGCGTCGGTGAGGTGGCCATCGTCGAGTATCTGTAAAAGGACATTGAAAACGTCCGGGTGCGCCTTCTCGATCTCGTCGAGCAGTATGGCGGAGTAGCCTTTGCGCCGAACCGCTTCGGTGAGCTGTCCGCCTTCTTCATAGCCTACATAGCCCGGAGGCGCTCCTGTGAGCCGTGCCACGGCGTGCTTCTCCATGAACTCGGACATATCGAGTCTTATCAACGCGTCCTGGCTGCCGAACATGAACTCGGACAGCACCCGCACCAGCTCTGTCTTACCCACTCCGGTGGGGCCGAGGAAGATGAAGCTGCCGATGGGGCGGCGCGGGTCCTTGAGCCCGGCCCTGGCGCGGCGCACGGATTTGGCTATAGCCGTGATCGCTTCGTCCTGACCTACGATGCGCTGGTGCAGAACTTCCTCCATCTGCAGGAGTCTGGTGGTCTCGTCCTTGGCCATGCGCGTCACGGGTATGCCGGTCCACATGCAGACCACCTCGGCGATGTCGTCCTCGGTGACCACTGGCTTTTCCTTCGCTTCCTGTTCCTGTTCCCATTCGCTCTGAATCGAGCTCAGCTTTTCGGTTAGATCTAGCTCGCGGGAGCGCAACTCGGCAGCCTTATCATAAAGCTGTGAGGCGATGGCCGATTCCTTATCCTGGCGCGCCGCGTCGAGATCTTTAAGCGTCTCTTTAAATGTCGTCGGCGTGTTGAAATTCTTTATCCGCACCCTTGAGGCGGCTTCGTCGATAAGGTCTATCCCCTTATCGGGGAGATGCCGGTCCGGTATGTATCTGGCCGCCAGCGTGGCCGCGGCGTGTAGCGCCTCATCGCTGATGATAAGCTGGTGATGGTCTTCATAACGGGATTTAATCCCCTGTAATATCTTTATCGTTTCCTCGACCGTCGGCTCTTCAACCTTTACTGGCTGGAACCTGCGCTCGAGGGCGGCATCCTTCTCTAGGTGCTTCCTGTAATCGTCGGCCGTGGTGGCGCCGATGCACTGCAGTTCGCCGCGCGCCAGCGGGGGTTTGAGTATGCTGGAGGCGTCGATGGCGCCCTCGGCCGCTCCGGCGCCCACTATCGTATGTATCTCGTCGATGAACAGGGTGCAGTTGCCGGAGGTCTTTATCTCTTCGATGACCTTCTTCAGGCGTTCCTCGAACTCGCCGCGGTATTTGGTTCCCGCCACCAGCGAACCGATGTCGAGCGCCAGCAGTCGCCTGTCGCGTAGCGTGGCCGGCACCTCGTTGTTGGCGATGCGATGGGCTAGACCCTCAACTATCGCGGTCTTACCCACGCCCGGCTCGCCGATGAGACAGGGGTTGTTCTTGGTGCGCC
This is a stretch of genomic DNA from Dehalococcoidia bacterium. It encodes these proteins:
- a CDS encoding ATP-dependent Clp protease ATP-binding subunit; this encodes MSSRFEKFTERARKVLTLSQEEAQRFNHNYIGTEHILLGLVREGDGVAAKVLVSLGLELDRVRQAVESSMGKGERTVSGEVGLTPRAKRVIELAVDEARRLHHNYIGTEHLLLGLLREGEGIAASALEGLGVTLEKARAETVRLLSQNMPQQSQAGSPRTATRTPTLDQLSVDLTAAARADKLDPIIGRDKEIERVIQILSRRTKNNPCLIGEPGVGKTAIVEGLAHRIANNEVPATLRDRRLLALDIGSLVAGTKYRGEFEERLKKVIEEIKTSGNCTLFIDEIHTIVGAGAAEGAIDASSILKPPLARGELQCIGATTADDYRKHLEKDAALERRFQPVKVEEPTVEETIKILQGIKSRYEDHHQLIISDEALHAAATLAARYIPDRHLPDKGIDLIDEAASRVRIKNFNTPTTFKETLKDLDAARQDKESAIASQLYDKAAELRSRELDLTEKLSSIQSEWEQEQEAKEKPVVTEDDIAEVVCMWTGIPVTRMAKDETTRLLQMEEVLHQRIVGQDEAITAIAKSVRRARAGLKDPRRPIGSFIFLGPTGVGKTELVRVLSEFMFGSQDALIRLDMSEFMEKHAVARLTGAPPGYVGYEEGGQLTEAVRRKGYSAILLDEIEKAHPDVFNVLLQILDDGHLTDAKGRRVDFRNTIIVMTSNIGAELIRRDSTLGFSTKSDEAKTQSQSYKRMKDKVLEEMKRFFRPEFLNRIDGSIVFHALSKEHINQIVDLMLKDVQKELIDKGMKLETTDAARNLLGEKGFDPVFGARPLRRVIQDLVEDPLSEQLLRGEFCPGDTIVLDADDGRIVSRTLEPAKSAT